The genomic stretch GAGGTGACGGCTCCATGCGGGCTGCTCAGGAGATCGTCAATGAGATTTCCAAACGTAGAAAGAAAATTTCGGTCATTGGTATCCCCAAAACAATCGATAATGATATCAATTTCATAACCAGATCATTTGGTTTTGATACAGCGGTTGAGAAGGCTACCGAAGCCATTCAGTGCGCCCATGTCGAAGCAACTGGTGTGGATATGGGGATTGGCCTCGTAAAGCTGATGGGTAGAGAGGCAGGCTTTATTGCATCCCAGGCCACACTTGCAATGCAGGAAGTGAACTTTCTGCTGGTCCCGGAAGACCCGTTCACACTGGAAGGGGAAAATGGACTGCTGAAAGCCCTTGAGCGTCGCCTTTTACAAAGAAATCATGCTCTGATCGTCTGTGCTGAAGGGGCAGGGCAGAACCTTATGGGCCAACCTACCAAGCGTGATGAGTCAGGAAACCCCAAGCTTGGAGATATTTGTGGATTGTTGCGGAAAGAGATAACTCGACATTTCAGTGAGCAGAATCTGGAATGTAATATTAAATTCATTGATCCCAGTTATATAATTCGATCAGTCCCAGCTAACGCCGCAGACAGGGTGTATTGTAGTTTTCTTGGACAACAAGCTCTACACGCTGCGATGAGCGGCAAAACCGGGATGGTCGTAACACACCTCAAATCGACTATGGTCCATCTGCCTTTGGAATTGGTGACCAGCAAACGGCGTACATTGAATGTTCACTCCGACTACTGGTGTACTGTCATGGAGTCGACCGGACAGAAAAGTTATTTCACCCCCTAGTTTACTGCTTTCAAGAAAAGAGAGCAGCCATTACTCGTCAGTATGCACAAAAAAAGGGCCTCAAGTGAGGCCCTTTTTTAATTGGTAAATATGCGGCGGCTATTCGTTGGCGGCAAGTCGGCGGCGAACCTGCTCATTAACCTGGCGGCTGACACTTTCCTGTTCGGACTGGAGTGCAACGGCGAGCAATTCGAAAAGTTCATCGTAAGAGAATTCAAGTGAGAGGGTGCCGTTGGTCACGATGCAGCTTTCTTCCTTCTCTTCAATCTTGTAGGCGCGACGCTCCCGAGCATGCCCAATGGCGGAAATGATGCCATAGGCAAGTTTGCCGTCTTCATCACGATACAGCTTCTCCATAGTCAGCATGCCGGATTTGTCGTCAAAATACATTTCCTCACCAAGAAGCTGGCCAGTGACGCTTTGATCCTGACCCAGATCATTGGGGAGGTTGACGTTCAGAATGGGGTCTGCCGAATTGTGTCCGCCGATCGATTTTTTCGACATGCTCATCTCCTAGTCCAAAGGAAGTTTATATTGCTGTGAGTCAGGCTTCTTTTTGCCGCTGGAAGCAGACTCCTGCCAACGCTGATTGATGAAATCCATAAGCGCACTTTCAGGGACACGCCATTGACTGCCAATTTTAATAGCCTTGATACTCCCGCCTGTAATTAGGCGATACGCAGTCCTCTGGTGCACTCGCAGCACTTCAGCCACTTCGCGCACCGTCAGCAGCGTGGGGGGCTTGGATGTATCGTACATGTCCATAACGTCAAAGGCTGAGTTGCGATGTTCATTCTTTGACATAATGAGTCAAAGAATGTCAACAAAGTACAAAGAAGTCCTTGTCTGTGCATAAAATCCAAACACGCTTATGAATCGACAACTAAACCAGTAGTTTGAAATTGTTTGCAGTTGCCCTTGTGGAATGTCGTTTAAATTAAAAAAATATACTATCAGGATGTAGAAAAAAATCGATCACTATTTACAATATTCTTCTAGAGAAAGTCATTGAAAAGTCTTGAATGAAGGAATGATACATTTGCAGACAAATACTGTTATTTTGGTGTCTTAATGTTCTAACTTGGTAAAAGATCAAGGATTGTGATGCGATAGGAAGTCGAGTTAAATAGTATATGCCGTGTATTTTTGAAGGTGACAAATCAGGGTTGAGCGGAATGTGCTGTAGATGGTTAAAGTTAATTGTAGAAAGCAACATTCTGTGATGAACGTCGAAAGGCAGAAAATTGGTAAATCAGCGAGTAGTAGTTGTGCAATGGGCTTTACGAGCTTGTGTTGTGCGGATACGGTGTGAATATGAAAATCATAGTGAATGCAGATGATGCAGGGATTCACCCTGCGGTTAACAGGGCTGTGGAACTCCTGGCGGAAGCTGGAATTGTTACTTCTACCTCGATCGTCGCAACTGGTGAACATGTTGAGGAAGCTGCGAAGTTACATGGCGTAAGTATTGGCGTTCATCTGGATATCTTGCGCGGCCGGCCGATAAGTCATTGGCAACACATCGCTTCGGTTG from Pseudodesulfovibrio profundus encodes the following:
- a CDS encoding ATP-dependent 6-phosphofructokinase, with the translated sequence MPKKKQFEIDTGIMNLGAAKIDTPLRNPRFVDDKVPQRLMMTSEELSELADEVVPMQFEKAGPRQKLFFDPSKTKCAVVTCGGICPGVNDVIRALVMEAHHNYGIRSVIGIRNGFRGFIPEYGYDLVDLTLDRVADIHHLGGTILGSSRGIQDATVIVDSLERLNINVLLVIGGDGSMRAAQEIVNEISKRRKKISVIGIPKTIDNDINFITRSFGFDTAVEKATEAIQCAHVEATGVDMGIGLVKLMGREAGFIASQATLAMQEVNFLLVPEDPFTLEGENGLLKALERRLLQRNHALIVCAEGAGQNLMGQPTKRDESGNPKLGDICGLLRKEITRHFSEQNLECNIKFIDPSYIIRSVPANAADRVYCSFLGQQALHAAMSGKTGMVVTHLKSTMVHLPLELVTSKRRTLNVHSDYWCTVMESTGQKSYFTP
- a CDS encoding helix-turn-helix domain-containing protein — its product is MSKNEHRNSAFDVMDMYDTSKPPTLLTVREVAEVLRVHQRTAYRLITGGSIKAIKIGSQWRVPESALMDFINQRWQESASSGKKKPDSQQYKLPLD